AATTTAATTGAGTACGCATACCAGCCATAGTATATATTTGACTGCCTAAAGAAGGAATAAAAAAAGAATTCATTACAGAATTAGATGTTAATTCAAACGTGATTGGAGTATTAACAGGAAAAACCAATTCATTAACGGTAGCAATTTTCTCCTTCGGATAAATAAATAACCACTTCCAATCTAAAGACACAACATTAATTTTTATAGGTTCAACATTAGAAACAATTTTCTTATACGGATCTAAATCATGAACAGACTTCCATGACAATATAGAAAGAAAAATAATTATCAAAATAGGAAATCCCCACACTAATGACTCAATAACATTAGAATGAGACCAATGAGGTCTATAATCAGAATTAATATTAGTCTCTCTATATTTTGTTGAAAAAAACCATGTCATACAAAAAACTGGAACTATAATCAATAACATTACCGTAAATGCAACTAATATTAAAGACTTCTGCTTTATAGCTATATCACCTTTAGGGCATAAAACTCCACTATTACATCCATTTAAAAACAGAATACAACTCATTAAAAAAAAATTTAACATACATATACGAAATTTTAAAAATTGCATTTAATCACCTCAACATCCATTTTATATTGCAAAATGATACTTATAGAATGATCTTTTAT
Above is a genomic segment from Buchnera aphidicola (Meitanaphis flavogallis) containing:
- the cyoA gene encoding ubiquinol oxidase subunit II — translated: MQFLKFRICMLNFFLMSCILFLNGCNSGVLCPKGDIAIKQKSLILVAFTVMLLIIVPVFCMTWFFSTKYRETNINSDYRPHWSHSNVIESLVWGFPILIIIFLSILSWKSVHDLDPYKKIVSNVEPIKINVVSLDWKWLFIYPKEKIATVNELVFPVNTPITFELTSNSVMNSFFIPSLGSQIYTMAGMRTQLNLIANRSGVYRGMSSNYSGKGFSDMKFTTRVTSNVVLFKKWIEKVRHSSHKLDSISSFEKVAYPSENNIIEYYSSIKNNLFNIIIKKNEI